A window of the Streptomyces formicae genome harbors these coding sequences:
- a CDS encoding ABC transporter ATP-binding protein, translating into MAGPGGRMMMGQSGERSMDFKGSGKRLLRRFAPDRRALWVMLAACVLSVGLSVVGPLILGNATDLVFAGVVGREMPDGTTKEQALDGLRDRGQDGLADMLSGVDFTPGQGIDFTAVGNVLLVALVVFAAAGLLMLVATRASILVINRTMYRMREDVQTKLARLPLSYFDKAKRGEVLSRATNDIDNISQTLQQSMGQLINSLLTIVGVLAMMFWISPLLALVALVTVPVSVYVAAKIGKRSQPHFVQQWRSTGKLNAHIEEMYTGHALVKVFGRQEESAKDFAEQNEALYEAGFKAQFNSGVMQPLMLFVSNLNYVLVAVVGGLRVASGTLSIGDVQAFIQYSRQFSMPLTQVASMANLVQSGVASAERIFELLDAEEQSPDPVVGARPKELRGAVSLEKVSFRYDPDRPLIEDLSLAVEPGHTVAIVGPTGAGKTTLVNLLMRFYEVTGGRIALDGVDVATMSRDDLRAGIGMVLQDTWLFGGTIAENIAYGVQGKVTREQIEEAARAAHADRFIRTLPDGYDTVIDDEGSGVSAGEKQLITIARAFLSDPVILVLDEATSSVDTRTEVLIQKAMAQLSHGRTSFVIAHRLSTIRDADVILVMENGSIVEQGTHDELLLAEGAYARLYAAQFAQAVAEVD; encoded by the coding sequence ATGGCGGGTCCTGGCGGACGCATGATGATGGGCCAGTCGGGTGAGCGGTCCATGGACTTCAAGGGCTCGGGCAAGCGGCTGCTGCGGCGGTTCGCCCCTGACCGGCGCGCCCTGTGGGTGATGCTGGCGGCCTGTGTGCTGAGCGTGGGGCTGTCGGTGGTCGGGCCGCTGATCCTGGGCAACGCGACCGACCTCGTCTTCGCGGGGGTCGTCGGGCGCGAGATGCCGGACGGCACGACGAAGGAGCAGGCCCTCGACGGCCTGCGCGACCGGGGCCAGGACGGGCTCGCGGACATGCTGTCCGGGGTCGACTTCACCCCGGGGCAGGGCATCGACTTCACGGCCGTCGGCAACGTCCTGCTGGTGGCGCTCGTCGTCTTCGCGGCCGCGGGGCTGCTGATGCTGGTGGCGACGCGGGCGTCGATCCTGGTCATCAACCGGACCATGTACCGGATGCGCGAGGACGTGCAGACGAAGCTGGCGCGGCTGCCGCTGTCGTACTTCGACAAGGCCAAGCGCGGTGAGGTGCTGAGCCGGGCGACGAACGACATCGACAACATCTCGCAGACCCTCCAGCAGTCGATGGGTCAGCTGATCAACTCGCTGCTGACCATCGTGGGCGTGCTGGCGATGATGTTCTGGATCTCGCCGTTGCTGGCGCTGGTCGCGCTGGTGACCGTGCCGGTGTCCGTGTACGTGGCGGCAAAGATCGGCAAGCGCTCGCAGCCGCACTTCGTCCAGCAGTGGAGGTCGACGGGCAAGCTCAACGCGCACATCGAGGAGATGTACACCGGCCATGCGCTGGTGAAGGTCTTCGGGCGGCAGGAGGAGTCGGCGAAGGACTTCGCCGAGCAGAACGAGGCGCTGTACGAGGCGGGGTTCAAGGCGCAGTTCAACAGCGGGGTCATGCAGCCGCTGATGCTCTTCGTGTCGAACCTGAACTATGTGCTGGTGGCCGTGGTCGGCGGACTGCGGGTCGCGTCGGGCACGCTGTCGATCGGCGATGTGCAGGCGTTCATCCAGTACTCGCGGCAGTTCTCGATGCCGCTGACGCAGGTCGCGTCGATGGCGAACCTGGTGCAGTCCGGGGTCGCTTCGGCCGAGCGGATCTTCGAGCTGCTGGACGCGGAGGAGCAGTCGCCCGATCCGGTCGTCGGGGCCCGCCCGAAGGAGTTGCGCGGCGCGGTCTCGCTGGAGAAGGTCTCGTTCCGCTACGACCCCGACAGACCTCTCATCGAGGACCTGTCCCTGGCGGTCGAGCCGGGGCACACGGTCGCGATCGTCGGCCCGACGGGCGCGGGCAAGACCACGCTGGTCAATCTGCTGATGCGGTTCTACGAGGTCACGGGCGGCCGGATCGCCCTCGACGGGGTCGACGTCGCGACGATGTCGCGGGACGACCTGCGGGCCGGGATCGGGATGGTGCTCCAGGACACCTGGCTGTTCGGCGGCACGATCGCCGAGAACATCGCGTACGGCGTGCAGGGCAAGGTCACCCGGGAGCAGATCGAGGAGGCGGCGCGGGCCGCCCACGCCGACCGCTTCATCCGCACCCTGCCGGACGGCTACGACACCGTCATCGACGACGAGGGCTCGGGCGTCAGCGCCGGTGAGAAGCAGCTGATCACCATCGCGCGGGCGTTCCTGTCCGACCCGGTGATCCTGGTCCTTGACGAGGCGACCAGCTCGGTCGACACCCGCACGGAGGTGCTGATCCAGAAGGCGATGGCGCAGCTCTCGCACGGCCGCACCAGCTTCGTGATCGCGCACCGGCTCTCCACGATCCGGGACGCGGATGTGATCCTGGTGATGGAGAACGGCTCCATCGTCGAGCAGGGCACGCACGACGAACTGCTGCTGGCGGAGGGTGCGTACGCGCGGCTGTACGCGGCGCAGTTCGCGCAGGCGGTGGCCGAAGTCGACTGA
- the dnaG gene encoding DNA primase — MAGRINDDDVKAVRDAVPIDSVVSEYLQLRNAGGGNLKGLCPFHDEKSPSFQVSPSKGLFHCFGCQEGGDTIAFVRKIDHLSFSEAVERLAARAGITLRYEEGGYNPSHQRGERIRLVEAHKIAAQFYTEQLETGAEAEIGRTFLAERGFDQAAAQHFSVGYSPAGWDHLTRFLRGKGFSDKELVLSGLSQEGRRGPIDRFRGRLMWPIRDISGDVVGFGARKLRDDDNGPKYLNTPETAIYKKSQVLYGIDLAKKEIAKSSRAVVVEGYTDVMACHLAGVTTAIATCGTAFGGEHIKILRRLLMDNGSAKVIFTFDGDAAGQKAALRAFEDDQKFAAETFIAIAPDGMDPCELRLAKGDEAVRELAEPRNQLFEFAIRHLVKNYDLETPVGRAAALDEAAPIVARIKNSASQHEVAVQLAGLLGILDTQFVVKRVSQLARWARERGGGGPGGPGDAGRGPGQGRSQSRPAPPYDTQRPAAHPSGPALNLRSPTHRTERELLKLALQHPELVSPAFDAYGADEFTAPPYAAVRQAIAEAGGAEQGVPDAPAYLARVRDAAPDDTVRAMVTELAVEAVHSRTVDETYAGVQLVQVRLRAVDRRIREVQGTFARLGAHGDPEQLAAVQSELWVLQQYAQSLRNRGADAL; from the coding sequence GTGGCAGGCAGGATCAACGATGACGACGTGAAGGCGGTACGGGACGCGGTCCCGATCGACTCCGTCGTGTCCGAGTACCTCCAGCTGCGCAACGCGGGCGGCGGCAACCTCAAGGGCCTGTGCCCGTTCCACGACGAGAAGTCCCCCTCCTTCCAGGTCAGTCCGAGCAAGGGTCTCTTCCACTGCTTCGGCTGCCAGGAGGGCGGGGACACCATCGCCTTCGTCCGCAAGATCGACCATCTCTCCTTCTCCGAGGCGGTCGAGCGGCTCGCCGCCCGGGCCGGGATCACGCTGCGGTACGAGGAGGGCGGGTACAACCCGAGCCACCAGCGCGGCGAGCGCATCCGCCTCGTCGAGGCGCACAAGATCGCCGCGCAGTTCTACACCGAGCAGCTGGAGACCGGCGCGGAGGCCGAGATCGGCCGGACGTTCCTCGCCGAGCGCGGCTTCGACCAGGCCGCGGCCCAGCACTTCAGCGTGGGATACAGCCCGGCGGGCTGGGACCATCTCACCCGCTTCCTGCGCGGCAAGGGCTTCTCCGACAAGGAGCTGGTGCTCTCCGGACTCTCCCAGGAGGGCCGCCGGGGCCCCATCGACCGCTTCCGTGGCCGGCTGATGTGGCCCATCCGGGATATTTCCGGCGATGTCGTCGGCTTCGGCGCACGCAAGCTCCGCGACGACGACAACGGCCCGAAGTACCTGAACACCCCCGAGACGGCGATCTACAAGAAGTCCCAGGTGCTCTACGGCATCGACCTGGCGAAGAAGGAGATCGCCAAGTCCAGCCGGGCCGTCGTGGTCGAGGGGTACACGGACGTGATGGCCTGCCATCTCGCCGGGGTGACGACGGCGATCGCGACCTGCGGCACCGCCTTCGGCGGCGAGCACATCAAGATCCTCCGTCGGCTGCTGATGGACAACGGCAGCGCGAAGGTGATCTTCACCTTCGACGGTGACGCGGCCGGGCAGAAGGCCGCGCTGCGGGCCTTCGAGGACGACCAGAAGTTCGCCGCCGAGACCTTCATCGCCATTGCGCCGGACGGTATGGACCCCTGCGAGCTGCGCCTCGCCAAGGGTGACGAGGCCGTGCGGGAGCTGGCCGAGCCGCGCAACCAGCTCTTCGAGTTCGCGATCCGCCACCTCGTGAAGAACTACGACCTGGAGACCCCGGTCGGCCGCGCCGCCGCGCTCGACGAGGCCGCGCCCATCGTCGCCCGCATCAAGAACAGCGCGTCCCAGCACGAGGTCGCCGTCCAGCTCGCGGGCCTGCTCGGCATCCTCGACACCCAGTTCGTGGTGAAGCGGGTCTCGCAGCTCGCGCGGTGGGCGCGGGAGCGGGGCGGCGGCGGACCGGGCGGCCCCGGCGATGCCGGCCGCGGCCCGGGGCAGGGGCGCTCGCAGTCCCGCCCGGCGCCGCCGTACGACACCCAGCGGCCCGCCGCGCACCCCAGCGGCCCCGCGCTCAATCTGCGCAGCCCCACCCACCGCACCGAGCGCGAGCTGCTCAAGCTCGCGCTCCAGCACCCGGAGCTGGTCTCGCCGGCCTTCGACGCCTACGGCGCGGACGAGTTCACCGCCCCGCCCTACGCGGCCGTGCGTCAGGCCATCGCCGAGGCGGGCGGCGCCGAGCAGGGCGTCCCGGACGCCCCGGCCTATCTCGCCCGGGTCCGCGACGCCGCGCCCGACGACACCGTCCGCGCGATGGTCACCGAGCTCGCGGTGGAGGCCGTCCACTCCAGGACCGTCGACGAGACCTACGCGGGCGTCCAGCTCGTCCAGGTCAGGCTGCGCGCCGTCGACCGCCGTATCCGCGAGGTCCAGGGCACTTTCGCCCGCCTCGGCGCCCACGGCGACCCGGAACAGCTCGCGGCCGTACAGAGCGAGTTGTGGGTGCTCCAGCAGTACGCCCAGTCGCTGCGGAACAGAGGCGCGGACGCGCTCTGA
- a CDS encoding FGGY family carbohydrate kinase — protein sequence MGIVAGLDSSSAFTRIVVCDTDTGAVLRQGYAQHPVESKAGDVDPQAWLLSLGEAAAGGLLEGVQAIGVSAQQYGVIPLDASGAPVRAALVGNDKRAQVAAADLVEGFGGRQAWAEAVGCVPQSGLPVAKLRWLAGAEPEAAQRTALVMQPHDWLVWQLLGRPTRRTTDRGGASSTGYWSAGTGSYRPDLVELALGHQAALPEVLGPSDAAGTTPEGLLISAGTGETMAAAFGLGLSPGDAVVSLGASGSVMAVHHEALADPSGMITSFADATGMHLPVVHTLNAVRALRGTAELLGLTDLAELSELAMKSTPGASGLVLLPYLEGERTPHLPHTAGTLTGLRRESMKREHLARAAFEGMLCGLADALDVLRGRGVDVRRVFLLGPAAELPAVQAAAPAIFAAQVVVPQPADYAALGAARQAAWALGVAQGTLAPHTPPAWQGAAAQVFEPGEELPVGQAVRQQYIATRDQLHPGAFGG from the coding sequence ATGGGGATAGTCGCCGGGCTGGACAGTTCGTCCGCATTCACTCGCATCGTCGTCTGCGACACGGACACGGGTGCCGTGCTGCGTCAGGGATACGCGCAGCATCCCGTCGAGTCGAAAGCCGGTGACGTCGATCCGCAGGCGTGGCTGCTGTCGCTCGGCGAGGCCGCGGCCGGCGGGCTGCTGGAGGGCGTGCAGGCCATCGGGGTGTCCGCGCAGCAGTACGGGGTGATCCCGCTCGACGCGTCCGGGGCGCCGGTACGGGCCGCGCTGGTCGGGAACGACAAGCGGGCGCAGGTCGCCGCGGCGGATCTGGTCGAGGGGTTCGGCGGGCGGCAGGCGTGGGCCGAGGCCGTCGGGTGCGTACCGCAGTCCGGGCTGCCGGTGGCGAAGCTGCGGTGGCTGGCAGGTGCCGAGCCGGAGGCGGCCCAGCGCACCGCGCTCGTGATGCAGCCGCACGACTGGCTGGTGTGGCAACTGCTGGGCAGGCCCACGCGGCGCACGACGGACCGCGGTGGGGCGTCGTCGACCGGATACTGGTCGGCGGGTACCGGCTCCTACCGCCCTGACCTGGTGGAACTGGCCCTCGGCCACCAGGCGGCGCTGCCCGAGGTGCTCGGCCCGTCCGACGCGGCCGGGACGACTCCGGAGGGGCTGCTGATCTCGGCGGGCACCGGCGAGACGATGGCCGCGGCCTTCGGTCTCGGGCTCAGCCCCGGCGACGCGGTGGTGTCGCTCGGAGCCTCCGGCTCCGTGATGGCCGTGCACCACGAGGCGCTCGCCGACCCGTCCGGAATGATCACTTCCTTCGCGGACGCCACCGGCATGCACCTCCCGGTCGTCCACACCCTCAATGCCGTACGGGCGCTGCGCGGCACCGCCGAGCTGCTGGGCCTGACCGATCTGGCGGAGCTGTCGGAGCTCGCCATGAAGTCGACGCCGGGTGCGTCGGGGCTCGTCCTGCTCCCCTATCTCGAGGGCGAGCGCACCCCGCACCTGCCGCACACCGCGGGCACGCTCACCGGGCTGCGGCGCGAGTCGATGAAGCGGGAGCACCTGGCCCGCGCGGCCTTCGAGGGCATGCTGTGCGGGCTGGCCGACGCGCTGGACGTCCTGCGCGGACGGGGCGTGGACGTGCGGCGGGTGTTCCTGCTGGGGCCGGCGGCCGAGCTGCCCGCCGTCCAGGCCGCGGCGCCCGCGATCTTCGCCGCGCAGGTCGTCGTGCCGCAGCCCGCGGACTACGCGGCACTCGGCGCGGCCCGGCAGGCGGCATGGGCGCTCGGCGTCGCGCAGGGGACGCTCGCCCCGCACACCCCGCCGGCCTGGCAGGGTGCGGCGGCGCAGGTCTTCGAGCCCGGTGAGGAGCTGCCGGTGGGCCAGGCGGTGCGCCAGCAATACATCGCCACACGGGACCAGCTGCACCCCGGCGCCTTCGGCGGCTGA
- a CDS encoding NAD(P)/FAD-dependent oxidoreductase, with the protein MVDAHRTFVIVGGGLAGAKAAETLRAEGFTGRVILIGDERDHPYERPPLSKGYLNGKEERDSAFVHEPAWYAQHDIELHLGQPVTAVDREARSVRLGDGTTVNYDKLLLATGSEPRRLDIPGTDLAGVHHLRRLAHADRLRQTLAGLGRDNGHLVIAGAGWIGLEVAAAARGYGAEVTVVEPEPTPLHQVIGPELGQLFTDLHREHGVRFHFGARLTEIIGQDGMVLAARTDDGEEHPAHAVLAAIGAAPRTGLAEAAGLALVDRAHGGGIAVDASLRTSDPDIHAVGDVAAVHHPLLDLRLRVEHWANALNGGPAAARAMLGQDVSYDRIPYFFSDQYDLGMEYSGWAPPGSYDQVVLRGDVGKRQFIAFWLKDRKVLAGMNVNVWDVTEDIQGLIRTGKPVDTDALANPATALSAVSPAP; encoded by the coding sequence GTGGTCGACGCGCATCGGACTTTCGTCATCGTGGGTGGGGGACTCGCCGGGGCCAAGGCCGCGGAGACCCTCCGCGCCGAGGGATTCACCGGCCGGGTCATCCTGATCGGTGATGAACGCGACCACCCGTACGAACGCCCGCCGCTGTCCAAGGGCTATCTGAACGGCAAGGAGGAGCGCGACAGCGCCTTCGTCCACGAGCCGGCCTGGTACGCCCAGCACGACATCGAGCTGCACCTCGGCCAGCCCGTCACGGCCGTCGACCGCGAGGCCCGGTCCGTCAGGCTCGGCGACGGCACCACCGTCAACTACGACAAGCTGCTGCTCGCCACCGGCTCGGAGCCGCGCCGGCTCGACATCCCCGGCACCGACCTGGCCGGCGTCCACCATCTGCGCCGCCTCGCCCACGCCGACCGGCTGCGGCAGACCCTCGCCGGCCTCGGCCGCGACAACGGCCACCTGGTGATCGCCGGGGCCGGCTGGATCGGCCTGGAGGTCGCCGCGGCCGCCCGTGGCTACGGCGCCGAGGTGACCGTCGTCGAGCCCGAGCCCACCCCGCTCCACCAGGTCATCGGCCCCGAGCTGGGCCAGCTCTTCACCGACCTGCACCGGGAGCACGGCGTGCGCTTCCACTTCGGCGCCCGGCTCACCGAGATCATCGGCCAGGACGGCATGGTCCTCGCCGCCCGCACCGACGACGGCGAGGAGCACCCCGCCCACGCCGTCCTCGCCGCCATCGGCGCCGCCCCGCGCACCGGGCTCGCCGAGGCCGCCGGGCTCGCGCTCGTCGACCGCGCGCACGGCGGCGGGATCGCCGTGGACGCCTCGCTGCGCACCTCCGACCCGGACATCCACGCGGTCGGTGACGTCGCCGCCGTGCACCACCCGCTCCTCGACCTCCGGCTCCGCGTCGAGCACTGGGCGAACGCGCTGAACGGCGGCCCGGCCGCCGCCCGCGCGATGCTCGGCCAGGATGTCTCGTACGACCGGATCCCGTACTTCTTCTCCGACCAGTACGACCTCGGCATGGAGTACTCCGGCTGGGCGCCACCCGGCTCGTACGACCAGGTCGTGCTGCGCGGCGACGTGGGCAAGCGGCAGTTCATCGCCTTCTGGCTGAAGGACCGTAAGGTGCTCGCCGGGATGAACGTCAATGTGTGGGACGTCACGGAGGACATCCAGGGCCTCATCCGCACCGGGAAGCCGGTGGACACCGACGCCCTGGCCAACCCCGCGACGGCGCTCAGCGCTGTCAGCCCCGCCCCGTAG
- a CDS encoding RNA polymerase sigma factor translates to MPESSERGRPTEGGPLTPADPLIVYGTDSGPAAVSVPLPPAPQPAALTLEVASVQTQTLTEADPVTAVPPQSRAARHPENEPSPAKETESVPDASGPLGPPESLEPSEPSEPAELSEPAELSEAPEPPPARAVDTGTGPSSDLFRQYLREIGRIPLLTAAEEVELARRVEAGLFAEEKLGNTPDLDSQLALDLDKLVVMGRVAKRRLIEANLRLVVSVAKRYVGRGLTMLDLVQEGNLGLIRAVEKFDYARGYKFSTYATWWIRQAMSRALADQARTIRVPVHVVELINRVVRVQRRMLQERGYEPTPEEVAAQLDLAPERVGEVLRLAQEPVSLHAPVGEEDDVALGDLIEDGDAASPVESAAFLLLREHLEAVLSTLGERERKVVQLRYGLADGRPRTLEEIGRIFGVTRERIRQIESKTLNKLRDHAFADQLRGYLD, encoded by the coding sequence GTGCCTGAGTCCTCGGAGCGCGGCCGGCCCACGGAAGGTGGGCCACTCACCCCCGCGGATCCGCTCATCGTGTACGGGACGGACAGCGGCCCGGCCGCCGTCTCCGTCCCGCTGCCGCCTGCCCCCCAACCGGCAGCGCTCACCCTGGAGGTCGCGTCCGTGCAGACCCAGACCCTGACAGAAGCCGATCCGGTCACGGCCGTTCCGCCGCAGAGCCGGGCAGCGCGCCACCCCGAGAACGAGCCCTCGCCGGCGAAGGAGACCGAGTCGGTGCCGGACGCCTCCGGGCCACTCGGGCCGCCCGAGTCACTGGAGCCGTCGGAGCCGTCGGAGCCGGCCGAGTTGTCGGAGCCCGCCGAGTTGTCGGAGGCGCCCGAACCACCGCCGGCCCGTGCCGTCGACACCGGCACCGGCCCGTCCTCCGACCTCTTCCGCCAGTACCTGCGCGAGATCGGCCGGATCCCGCTGCTCACCGCCGCCGAGGAGGTCGAGCTCGCCCGCCGCGTCGAGGCGGGCCTCTTCGCCGAGGAGAAGCTCGGCAACACCCCGGACCTCGACTCGCAGCTCGCCCTCGACCTCGACAAGCTCGTCGTCATGGGCCGGGTGGCCAAGCGCCGCCTCATCGAGGCCAACCTCCGCCTCGTCGTCTCCGTCGCCAAGCGGTACGTCGGCCGCGGGCTGACGATGCTCGACCTCGTCCAGGAAGGCAATCTCGGCCTGATCCGGGCCGTCGAGAAGTTCGACTACGCACGGGGCTACAAGTTCTCGACGTACGCGACGTGGTGGATCCGCCAGGCCATGTCCCGGGCCCTCGCCGACCAGGCCCGGACCATCCGCGTCCCCGTCCATGTCGTCGAGCTCATCAACCGGGTCGTACGGGTCCAGCGCCGCATGCTCCAGGAGCGCGGCTACGAGCCGACGCCCGAAGAGGTCGCCGCCCAGCTCGACCTCGCGCCCGAGCGCGTCGGCGAAGTCCTGCGCCTCGCACAGGAACCGGTGTCGCTCCACGCGCCTGTCGGCGAGGAGGACGATGTCGCGCTCGGCGACCTGATCGAGGACGGCGACGCCGCGTCCCCCGTCGAATCGGCGGCGTTCCTGCTGCTCCGGGAGCACCTCGAAGCGGTGCTCTCCACCCTCGGCGAGCGCGAGCGCAAGGTCGTCCAGCTCCGCTACGGCCTTGCCGACGGGCGGCCCCGCACCCTGGAGGAGATCGGCCGGATCTTCGGCGTGACGCGCGAACGCATCCGTCAGATCGAGTCCAAGACCCTCAACAAGCTGCGGGACCACGCCTTCGCGGACCAGTTGCGCGGCTACCTGGACTGA
- a CDS encoding YtxH domain-containing protein, whose translation MRYRLTFIAGVALGYVLGTRAGRERYEQLKKSAREFAQNPAVRNAAESAAQTSREVAGKAFAAVSDTIGDRMPDAVADRVRSLRERGQGGGEDDWGTTNT comes from the coding sequence ATGCGCTACCGGCTCACGTTCATCGCCGGAGTGGCCCTCGGTTACGTGCTCGGCACGCGCGCCGGGCGGGAGCGTTACGAGCAGCTGAAGAAGTCCGCCCGGGAGTTCGCGCAGAACCCGGCGGTGCGCAATGCCGCCGAGTCCGCCGCGCAGACGAGCCGCGAGGTGGCCGGGAAGGCGTTCGCCGCGGTAAGCGACACGATCGGCGACCGGATGCCCGACGCCGTTGCCGACCGGGTGCGCTCGCTGCGGGAGCGTGGCCAGGGCGGCGGCGAGGACGACTGGGGCACGACCAACACGTAG
- a CDS encoding ABC transporter ATP-binding protein, whose translation MLIKLLRTFLRPYRNPLALLVALQLLQTSATLYLPTLNADIIDNGVVQGDTGYILTFGALMIGVSVVQVVCNIGAVYYGARTAAALGRDVRAAVFDRVQSFSAREVGHFGAPSLITRTTNDVQQIQMLALMAFTLMVSAPIMCVGGIVLALGLDVPLSGVLLAVVPVLGISVALIVRRMRPLFRTMQERLDTVNRVLREQITGNRVIRAFVKDTYEEERFRGSNTELTDVSLSTGRLMALMFPVVMTVVNVSSIAVVWFGAHRIDSGGMQIGALTAFLAYLMQIVMAVMMATFMFMMVPRAEVCAERIEEVLATDSSVVPPAAPVRELARHGHLEVRGAHFRYPGAEESVLRDVALVARPGETTAVIGSTGSGKSTLLGLVPRLFDVTGGEVLVDGVDVRELDPALMARTVGLVPQKPYLFSGTVATNLRYGNPDATDEELWSALEVAQAADFVRDLDGGLNAPIAQGGTNVSGGQRQRLAIARTLVQRPEIYLFDDSFSALDYATDAALRRALSLETADATVVIVAQRVSTIRDADRIVVLDEGRVVGTGRHHELMEGNETYREIVLSQLTEAEAA comes from the coding sequence GTGCTCATAAAACTGCTTCGGACGTTCCTGCGTCCGTACCGCAATCCCCTTGCTCTGCTGGTGGCGCTGCAACTGCTGCAGACCAGCGCCACCCTGTATCTGCCCACCCTCAACGCGGACATCATCGACAACGGTGTCGTCCAGGGGGACACCGGCTACATCCTGACGTTCGGCGCGCTGATGATCGGCGTCAGCGTCGTCCAGGTGGTGTGCAACATCGGAGCCGTGTACTACGGCGCCCGGACCGCCGCCGCCCTCGGCCGGGACGTGCGGGCCGCCGTCTTCGACCGGGTGCAGTCGTTCTCGGCCCGCGAGGTCGGGCACTTCGGCGCGCCCTCGCTCATCACGCGTACGACCAACGACGTCCAGCAGATCCAGATGCTGGCGCTGATGGCGTTCACGCTCATGGTCTCCGCGCCGATCATGTGCGTCGGCGGCATCGTCCTGGCGCTCGGCCTGGACGTGCCGCTGTCCGGGGTGCTCCTCGCGGTCGTCCCGGTGCTCGGCATCTCGGTCGCGCTGATCGTGAGGCGGATGCGGCCGCTGTTCCGGACCATGCAGGAGCGGCTGGACACGGTGAACCGGGTGCTGCGGGAGCAGATCACCGGCAACCGGGTGATCAGGGCCTTCGTGAAGGACACCTACGAGGAGGAGCGGTTCCGCGGCTCGAACACCGAACTGACCGATGTCTCCCTGTCGACCGGCCGGCTGATGGCCCTGATGTTCCCCGTCGTCATGACCGTCGTGAACGTGTCGAGCATCGCGGTCGTCTGGTTCGGCGCGCACCGCATCGACAGCGGCGGGATGCAGATCGGGGCGCTCACCGCGTTCCTCGCCTATCTGATGCAGATCGTGATGGCCGTGATGATGGCCACCTTCATGTTCATGATGGTGCCGCGCGCCGAGGTCTGTGCCGAGCGCATCGAGGAGGTCCTCGCCACGGATTCGAGCGTCGTGCCGCCGGCCGCGCCCGTGCGGGAGCTGGCGCGCCACGGTCATCTGGAGGTGCGGGGGGCGCACTTCCGCTATCCGGGTGCCGAGGAGTCCGTGCTCCGGGACGTGGCGCTGGTGGCCCGGCCGGGCGAGACGACCGCGGTCATCGGCTCCACGGGCAGCGGAAAGTCGACCCTGCTCGGGCTCGTTCCGCGGCTGTTCGACGTGACGGGCGGCGAGGTCCTGGTCGACGGGGTCGACGTGCGGGAGCTGGATCCGGCGCTGATGGCGCGGACCGTCGGGCTCGTGCCGCAGAAGCCGTACCTCTTCTCCGGTACGGTCGCCACGAACCTGCGCTACGGGAATCCGGACGCGACCGACGAGGAGCTGTGGAGCGCCCTCGAGGTCGCCCAGGCCGCCGACTTCGTACGGGACCTGGACGGCGGACTGAACGCGCCGATCGCGCAGGGCGGCACCAATGTCTCGGGCGGTCAGCGGCAGCGGCTCGCGATCGCGCGGACGCTGGTGCAGCGGCCGGAGATCTATCTCTTCGACGACTCCTTCTCGGCGCTGGACTACGCGACGGACGCGGCGCTGCGCCGGGCGCTGTCGCTGGAGACGGCCGATGCGACGGTCGTGATCGTCGCGCAGCGGGTGTCGACCATCCGGGACGCCGACCGGATCGTGGTGCTCGACGAGGGCCGGGTCGTGGGCACCGGCCGCCACCACGAGCTGATGGAGGGCAATGAGACGTACCGGGAGATCGTGCTCTCCCAGCTGACCGAGGCGGAGGCGGCCTGA